The following proteins are co-located in the Candidatus Bathyarchaeota archaeon genome:
- a CDS encoding glycosyltransferase family 2 protein produces MRNKLNKGESETQMQPEANPMISVVIPAFNEEKNIADIIAQTEDSLNSLNLTYEVIVIDDGSKDKTRHYASNNGAKLISYLTNHGKGYAIRKGLASARGQILVTLDADGSHRPDEIPKLIKPLLYGVDVVIGSRFLRNHGKEVTSKLHTFGNHLFNILILLLTKKKITDSQTGFRAFKRKVLKGIELFSNGYEIESELTIKTLKNGFKVIEEPITCDKRKNGLSKLNTFSDGFTILKTILKANFI; encoded by the coding sequence TTGAGAAACAAACTGAATAAGGGAGAAAGCGAGACACAGATGCAACCAGAAGCCAATCCGATGATTTCGGTAGTAATTCCTGCATTCAACGAGGAGAAGAACATAGCGGATATCATCGCGCAAACAGAAGACTCTTTGAACTCTCTAAACCTTACCTACGAAGTCATCGTCATTGATGACGGCTCCAAGGACAAAACGCGACATTATGCTTCAAACAATGGAGCCAAATTGATAAGCTACCTTACCAACCACGGCAAGGGTTATGCAATTAGAAAAGGACTGGCAAGTGCGAGAGGACAAATTCTGGTTACATTGGACGCTGATGGCTCTCACAGACCAGATGAGATACCAAAATTAATTAAGCCCCTGCTTTATGGCGTTGATGTTGTTATCGGATCGAGATTTCTTAGGAACCATGGAAAAGAAGTAACATCCAAACTTCACACATTCGGTAATCATTTGTTCAACATTCTAATACTGCTTCTAACAAAAAAGAAAATCACGGACAGCCAAACTGGTTTCAGAGCTTTCAAAAGAAAAGTGCTAAAAGGAATCGAATTATTCTCTAACGGTTATGAAATAGAAAGTGAACTTACCATTAAAACACTCAAGAATGGCTTCAAGGTTATAGAAGAGCCCATAACCTGCGACAAAAGAAAAAACGGTCTCTCGAAACTAAATACCTTTTCAGATGGCTTTACAATCCTCAAAACAATTCTCAAAGCAAACTTCATCTAA
- a CDS encoding exosortase/archaeosortase family protein, whose amino-acid sequence MKKVAVFAKAAGYIRFYRLYILSAFLILLTIVIVYWRDFEILANEALRNEATSHIILVPFFVGFLLYQKKDLVKASFILEKFRKKTVAKYLDEVVGVALCLVAFLLYWYGSYTFYPLEYHLFSLPIFIAGTMLILFSWKTFLVLVFPILFLLFLIPVPAEITYTIGGVMANFNTQTSYTLLSALGLPVTLQSSYGPPTIAVATSSGQLIYFAIDVPCSGIYSLTAFIMFATFLAYIVIAPLFKKAALFVLGFLVFEATNIFRITTIVSIGYWLGEEIAMIVFHTFTGWLLILVGMLFILFVTEKLWKVQIFQSSQDQQTCSMCNTSLKNLETFCSNCERFLGSTYSKISSKFWAKLILLLLGTYLVTLSIQAPTFAIAQGVIEVTSSSSWENATNVFPEIPDYQLKFLYRDTNYEKIAGQDASLLYAYLPTNISNPTIYVDLGVASTISNLHSWEVCLITWQTSQGRYPLVSVLDSRDTQLLQDVPIIARYLVFKTPANYTQVTLYWYEKATFNTGLTVEQKYVRISLIIMTLNSTMYPQFENELLTFGQSIASYWEPLKSQSLISIGIPMQQTLLGLAIAFVAVTKTAEYTNEWRKKSNNLRIFNNFASKDEKLVLQTIQELFKEKKIVQTKTIASTLTSKTETPIERSNLINILNRLEEYGLIRRDIINIRGKPVLVWKP is encoded by the coding sequence ATGAAAAAAGTTGCAGTATTCGCAAAAGCAGCGGGGTACATTAGATTTTACCGCTTGTACATTCTCTCGGCATTTTTGATACTGTTAACTATTGTTATAGTGTATTGGCGTGACTTCGAAATCCTTGCAAATGAAGCTTTACGAAACGAAGCTACAAGCCACATCATTTTAGTTCCTTTCTTCGTAGGCTTTCTTCTGTACCAAAAGAAAGATTTGGTAAAGGCTTCATTTATCTTGGAAAAGTTTCGTAAAAAAACGGTGGCTAAGTATTTAGATGAAGTTGTAGGTGTAGCTTTGTGCCTTGTCGCCTTCCTCCTTTACTGGTATGGCTCTTACACCTTCTATCCGTTGGAGTATCATCTTTTTTCTCTTCCTATATTCATCGCAGGCACAATGTTGATCTTGTTCAGCTGGAAAACTTTCCTTGTACTAGTCTTCCCCATTCTCTTTCTATTATTTCTCATACCCGTCCCCGCAGAAATCACATACACCATTGGAGGAGTCATGGCTAACTTCAACACCCAAACATCCTACACGTTGCTAAGCGCTCTAGGTTTACCAGTTACCCTGCAATCTTCCTACGGGCCACCAACGATTGCAGTTGCCACTTCTTCAGGTCAACTCATCTATTTCGCAATAGATGTACCATGCTCAGGAATATACTCGCTAACCGCTTTCATAATGTTCGCCACTTTCTTGGCATACATCGTGATTGCCCCACTTTTCAAAAAAGCCGCTCTATTCGTACTCGGCTTTCTAGTCTTTGAAGCAACGAACATCTTTCGCATAACAACAATTGTCTCTATAGGATACTGGCTCGGCGAAGAAATCGCCATGATAGTATTCCACACTTTTACCGGATGGCTGCTAATTCTCGTTGGAATGCTCTTCATTCTCTTCGTAACAGAAAAACTCTGGAAAGTGCAAATCTTCCAATCGTCACAAGACCAACAAACATGTTCAATGTGTAACACAAGCCTGAAAAACCTTGAGACTTTCTGTTCGAACTGCGAAAGGTTTCTAGGCTCGACTTACTCAAAGATTTCTTCAAAGTTTTGGGCAAAACTCATCCTTCTCTTGCTCGGCACTTACCTCGTTACCCTGAGCATCCAAGCACCCACATTCGCCATTGCACAAGGAGTTATAGAAGTTACATCGAGTTCAAGCTGGGAAAACGCCACAAACGTCTTTCCAGAAATCCCAGATTATCAACTAAAGTTTCTCTACCGAGACACAAACTACGAAAAAATAGCCGGTCAAGATGCCTCACTTCTCTACGCCTACCTTCCAACCAACATATCAAACCCAACAATATACGTAGACTTAGGCGTTGCCAGCACCATCTCGAACCTCCACAGTTGGGAAGTATGCCTAATAACATGGCAAACCTCTCAGGGACGCTATCCTCTCGTATCAGTGCTAGATTCAAGAGACACTCAACTGCTGCAAGACGTCCCAATTATTGCACGCTATCTAGTTTTTAAAACCCCCGCCAACTATACTCAAGTTACTCTTTACTGGTACGAAAAAGCAACATTCAACACAGGCCTCACAGTAGAGCAAAAATATGTTCGAATCAGCTTAATCATCATGACACTCAACTCCACAATGTATCCGCAATTTGAAAACGAACTACTAACATTTGGACAATCCATCGCATCCTACTGGGAACCACTTAAAAGCCAATCTCTAATCTCCATAGGCATTCCCATGCAACAAACGCTCCTAGGTTTAGCAATTGCTTTTGTGGCAGTCACAAAAACTGCAGAATACACAAATGAATGGAGAAAGAAAAGCAACAACTTAAGAATCTTCAACAATTTTGCCTCAAAAGACGAAAAACTTGTGCTCCAGACAATACAAGAGTTATTCAAAGAGAAAAAAATCGTGCAAACCAAAACTATAGCTTCAACCTTAACTTCAAAGACTGAGACACCCATAGAGCGTAGCAATCTGATTAACATATTGAATCGACTAGAAGAATACGGACTTATCAGAAGAGACATCATTAACATTCGCGGCAAACCCGTCCTAGTATGGAAACCGTAA
- a CDS encoding Gfo/Idh/MocA family oxidoreductase yields the protein MNKIKLGLIGLGYIGKVHLRNCLHLKSASLVAASDISKKALNLAKKMGVKKTYTDYKQLLKDNSIDAVIIALPTHLHTSCAKEAAEAGKHIFLEKPFARNVAEGNEILSEARKNGIKLMVGYPFRFSTRFQALKEKIEGGELGEVQIACATNIASGPFLHRAEGDIPRPVPEWWFKKELTGGGALMDLGSHMINLVRWYLGEVSDAKSYLGYRFNLDLEDHATSIFKFKSGQMAIVNVGWFSQQTEIKVELLGTVTHASATHTAPSKIKTAIQLMTGRIPDFYISYLQELSHFIQCLKQDLPPSPSAEDALKDLEAISLAYKNQIRLD from the coding sequence ATGAACAAAATCAAATTAGGCTTAATCGGCCTAGGATACATCGGTAAAGTTCACCTCCGCAACTGCTTACACCTCAAATCCGCGAGTCTCGTAGCAGCTTCAGACATCTCAAAGAAAGCCTTAAACCTGGCAAAAAAAATGGGTGTCAAGAAAACCTACACTGACTATAAACAACTTTTAAAAGACAATAGCATAGACGCAGTCATAATTGCTTTGCCCACACATCTTCACACATCTTGCGCCAAAGAAGCCGCAGAAGCGGGCAAGCACATTTTTCTGGAGAAACCTTTTGCCAGGAATGTGGCAGAAGGAAATGAGATCCTATCCGAAGCTAGAAAGAACGGAATCAAACTAATGGTCGGTTACCCTTTCAGATTCTCTACTCGCTTCCAAGCTCTCAAAGAAAAAATCGAAGGCGGCGAGCTTGGAGAAGTACAAATTGCATGCGCCACCAACATAGCCTCAGGTCCCTTCCTCCACAGGGCAGAAGGAGACATACCGCGCCCAGTTCCAGAATGGTGGTTCAAAAAGGAATTAACAGGAGGCGGCGCCCTCATGGACCTTGGTTCTCATATGATAAATCTAGTTCGATGGTACCTTGGCGAAGTCTCTGACGCCAAAAGCTATCTAGGCTACAGATTTAATCTAGACCTCGAGGATCACGCAACATCCATATTCAAATTTAAATCTGGGCAAATGGCAATCGTCAACGTCGGCTGGTTCTCCCAACAGACCGAAATCAAAGTCGAACTACTAGGAACAGTGACACACGCATCCGCCACCCATACCGCCCCAAGCAAAATAAAAACAGCCATCCAACTCATGACTGGAAGAATCCCCGATTTCTACATATCGTACCTTCAAGAACTCTCACACTTTATACAATGCCTAAAACAAGACCTACCCCCATCCCCATCAGCAGAAGATGCACTCAAGGACCTAGAAGCAATCTCGCTAGCATACAAGAACCAGATACGCTTAGACTAA
- a CDS encoding DUF362 domain-containing protein — MSFVKVQSQQQLKQAILDSINLIQYKFPTQIRNIAIKPNMCYYWDYSTGQTTDPKFVAALIDVIRDQSPNVNISIIESDASAMKCKYAFKILGYEKLAEKCNVKLVNLSEDKGERVEVSAGGQRFRFVLPETVRKADLRINVPKIKYLLHTKISCALKNIFGCNPNPAKFKYHPRLDETIVALNKIMKFNLCILDGIIVSGSHPRRLGLVMTSQDPVALDVAAAKIAGINPKSVRHITLASKEGLGNISLIPKGTSPKFFEKTYPRKRSADKVMLSAYKLATRTGLLNTEMM; from the coding sequence GTGAGTTTTGTTAAAGTTCAGAGTCAACAGCAATTAAAACAAGCCATCTTAGATTCTATAAACCTAATTCAATACAAATTTCCAACACAGATACGAAACATTGCTATTAAGCCAAACATGTGCTATTACTGGGATTATTCAACAGGTCAAACAACCGACCCTAAATTCGTAGCTGCATTAATCGACGTAATCCGCGACCAATCGCCAAACGTGAATATTTCTATCATAGAATCAGATGCTTCAGCCATGAAGTGCAAATATGCATTCAAAATACTTGGTTATGAGAAGTTGGCCGAAAAATGTAATGTAAAGTTGGTTAATCTTTCAGAGGATAAAGGCGAAAGAGTTGAAGTTTCAGCCGGTGGGCAACGTTTCCGGTTCGTGCTGCCCGAAACCGTCCGAAAAGCTGACTTGCGAATTAACGTCCCGAAAATCAAATACCTGCTACACACAAAAATTTCATGTGCGCTAAAGAACATTTTTGGTTGCAACCCAAACCCAGCCAAATTCAAATACCATCCAAGACTTGACGAAACCATAGTTGCCCTCAACAAAATCATGAAATTTAATCTCTGCATTCTGGATGGAATAATTGTCTCAGGAAGTCATCCCCGTAGACTTGGCTTAGTAATGACTAGTCAAGATCCCGTAGCTTTAGATGTTGCCGCCGCCAAAATAGCTGGCATAAATCCAAAATCAGTTCGACACATCACGTTAGCAAGCAAAGAAGGATTAGGAAACATTTCCCTCATTCCTAAGGGAACAAGCCCTAAATTTTTCGAGAAAACATACCCGAGAAAAAGATCTGCCGACAAGGTTATGTTGTCCGCTTACAAGCTCGCCACAAGAACAGGCTTATTGAACACAGAAATGATGTAA
- a CDS encoding type II toxin-antitoxin system VapC family toxin encodes MSYVFDSSSIFRAIKENLVEVLAGNYTLELTRYELGNVLWKENTLHRRVNSKELTKLAKVVKKVLNLMEISTVSSREEEVLSIAEKLKLTFYDASYVCHAKDKKLPLATEDASIIDKAKPYIKVLKLDDLI; translated from the coding sequence ATGAGCTACGTGTTCGACTCCTCTTCAATATTCAGGGCCATAAAAGAGAATTTAGTAGAAGTCCTGGCTGGAAACTACACTCTAGAATTGACAAGATACGAGTTAGGAAACGTCTTATGGAAAGAGAACACCTTGCATAGACGAGTTAATAGCAAAGAATTAACAAAGCTCGCTAAAGTAGTTAAAAAAGTGCTTAACTTGATGGAAATATCAACGGTAAGTAGCCGCGAGGAAGAAGTATTAAGCATAGCTGAAAAGTTAAAATTGACATTTTACGACGCATCCTACGTATGCCATGCTAAAGACAAAAAGCTGCCCTTAGCAACAGAAGATGCAAGCATAATAGATAAAGCAAAACCCTACATTAAGGTTTTGAAGCTCGACGATCTAATTTGA